Sequence from the Phragmites australis chromosome 11, lpPhrAust1.1, whole genome shotgun sequence genome:
TATAAAAGTAAttacaaaattacaaaattttaaTAAGTAAATTAGAGCTTATTAGCAATCtaatttaattagtttgatctaaaatcatgagccaatatttaatttaaattcttaaaaaatctatttttataacttctagattttaaatgtctcaaataaattcttaaaaatccgGAAAAATCACttatattcttctcatatgatatactaatttataaaaatattttcaaccctagtttatttggtaaaaaatgagttttttaatattctatttatatgcatttttatcatttcatgtgatattctctttttaatttaatttaaattcaaacatgcacaaattcatctaaatacttataaaatacatataatatGAATAAATCATCCTGCTCACTCTAATCCCACCAAATAAATAGAAAACTAGCATATTCTATTCACTCTAATcaaccaactaaataaaaatttaactcTTTCTATTCAtcctaaccaaacaaaaaattaaactatcatatttagaaaaatataaataactgTACCCTATCTGATCTCGCCTCAAACCAAAGTAACCCTTCATTCCACAAGTGGGGTCGGTCGATTGTGAGATTGTTAATAGTCGTCGCATCGCATCCCTTGTCGCTTTGGTTTTCTTCAAGTCCAACGGTCGTATGATTACGACGAATGTTGCATGTCTCACGAGTTGGGATGGAGAAGGCATGCTCTTTCCATCTCCCGAAGGGAAagaataaagttttttttttaatttctttacGGGCCACAGGTTAATGACTTTAGTGGAGTTGAGGCCCCACTAATGACTTGAAAGTTCACGTCGGCGTCTGTTGCTTTGAAGAACATCCTGTCGATTTTTTCCTACCAACCGAGCTCCTGCCAGCTCTCAATAATATAAATACATTTAAAAACTACACGTAAATATTTTAAACTTATGACAAACATACCTATTTctaattaaaaaattgtataaacatgagtattttattttatttttagatttttttcatatgaactTGCAATATTTATCTATGACCCACTTCACTATATGAcaaaaaacagagaaaacatttgacaaaaaatttatttgtttgtctCTTTTTAAATGCAATTATGTAAGTAACTTTGTGAAAAATCGTAAGtcaattcaaattgatccgtGAGTATTTTAAGAAATAGGTTAAGACAATTTAGATCGGattttcaataaattttatGAATAAATTAGAATAATTTAAAAACAATATCATATCTAGCTGTTATagattttcaataaaaataacagTAATTTTTGAACAATTTTGTTACaagaaattttcaaaaaaacaaattattttAAACTCATAagtaattttgtatatttttaggAGCAAAATATGTATGTCTATTTGCTAATTTGTTTGTAACAATTAGATATTTATTGCAAAACTTGCAACATTTTCATTCGTTAATAGCGTAAGTGCGAGGTCTgacttgacatattgttctAGCTAATGATCATGTCCTCTCCTGTATGCTATCTGGAGGGAGgcatctattacatatattaaaggccAAGAACTGGAACAATGCCAGCGAACCAAAGGTACTGTATTTAGGTCTCACGTGtatatatggatacatatatgtatctaCATATATGaatttgtatgtatatatatatttatacattttttttgcaaaaatgcaAAATAATAGCGAgaggaataatagttatattaataaatcggttgaaataatataaaaaaacatagaaaatatctaaaactcaaaaaatatgaaacaaatttagttaggttcgtattactgtcgtctacatgttgaaattatatgtatgtataaaaGTATCATTGTTTtctccataattaaatgaatatattaaatattgataaattcataaataaatattgagatgcttAAAATTAgcgaatctaatttttttagtcttattttattatactctatataaaaaaataggcGCATGTAGGCCCGCAAGCCGCCTAGTAATATAATGTTGTGCCATGCAAGCACAACGCATCTATGTATCGTGCGAGAGAGGCGATCCATCCATAACTTGCTGACAGATGGATAGATGGAGGAAGTACAGTCAAGGATCATTgctttttccttaaaaaaaaagagagaaagagatgctATACTTGAGTCGTCTGAAAATCAAAGATTTTCCAGTCAACAGATCTCGACCGTTGGATGGGGTTTTAACGATGGACGAAGGCGCACGTGTTCCGCAATGATGACGACCAGTCACAGCCAGTGAAGGGCAATACTGTAGGAGAGAAGACACTGGCTGGTGCGGAGTAGACACGGACATGGCATCCACGCAACGGCACGGCATGCAATTTGCTCGCTCACAACTCACAAGCACGACTACATCTACCATGCAGTGCTCTCGGCATCACAGCAACGTGAACACAATCTTATTAGGGTAACTGGAGGAGGATCATGATGACGAGCCAAAAAAGGAGAGAACGATCGCAGAGAAGAACATCAACAAGCAAGAGCTCGCagccttccttccttccttagGCCATTTTGTGCCGTGCTTGAGCTTTACTCTACTCTTCCTTAGGTCAGCCCAGCCTAGGTAGCAGCTCTTGGGCACGAAGCCGCCGTCCAACACCACACGAAACCCCTGCTGCTGTATGTTGCCGACGATGGACACGCTGCCGTCCGTGCCCGCGAACGCGTAGCAGAACTTCTCCGGCGGCAGCGCCACCTCCGCGCCGCCCGCCAACTGCATCGACAGCGTCGGCACCTTCACCACACTCCGCCCGCCCGCGGTCGTGGCGGCACGGTGTCTACTCCGGTTTCTTTCACGGTGTCTCATGTTCAACAGAATTTCTTGACAAAACTATCAATATGTAAACCAATGAACAATTAtcactgcaattttttttttacacgaGGCATTATCCAGTTGTTGTAtgcaaagcaaaaaaaaatgatacatAGGAACATCTATGCAGTTGACCCCTGCCATGCGAGATTGACAAATTATGGTTAAAGTCTTGTCGAGTTTCTCCGTGACCTTCTCAAAGAGCAAGGTGAAACACTAAGGTAATAATGGCATGTTCAAACTGGGTACTTGTTAGGTATAACTTAGCTTTAACTTTATCTCATAAGACCAAGAATATTAGAGGCTCTATCATGTTAGAAAGATGAGCAGCAGTTCAATGTTCCTTCTTCTTAGACATGAACAGAATTTCCACATATGTACTAAAGCACTGAActaaaatttttttttgccttaaCAAAATGCAAAACCTGGTGTATTATACTTATCATCAAAAAGCAAAGTCTATAGTAGTATCATAATGCCACCAGACTCAAGAACCAAGGCAAAAACATCAATTGTGGTCTTTGGAAAAGTGTGTAGCATCACTGTGCCTTCCAAAGCTTTATGAAGTATTGATGAGCACTCTTTGTTGTCGGATCCCTGAAACTAAGATGAATGCTATCAACTCCAAATACTTTCCAACAGATAGCCCAATTTCAGCGACGAGAGAGGAAAAGTGCAAGCAtttactgaaaaaaaaaatgaattggtCTATAGAACAACACTAGTGCACCTCATTTGATAGTTAGCACTTtgatagcaaaaatgaaatGACAAATCGGAATTATAACCTATTGTTTCCATGGCTAATGCTACTTGATCTGAAGGAAAGAACGGAAAAGAGGGAACATGGAGGCTCACCCAGGGTAGCTGGACCAGGGGAGAGATGGCGGAGGAAGGAGAGGGCTTCTCGATCTCGCCTTGCAGAGGAGTCGGACAATGAGAGATGGCCAGGGACGACGGCGGAGCGGCACCACGCGACGAAgacgggcgccggtggagcggcACCACGTGATGTGGACGGGTGACAATGGAGCAGCACCACGCGACAAGGACATGCGGCGGCGAAGTGGCTccacatgatgatgatgggcGGCGGGGAGGAAAGCGAAAAACCAAGAGAAGGGAATCATGGGGAGGTGACGACTACGTGGACGGTTCAGGCCCAAATGGACTTCCAGTCTAGACTCCAATAGCCCGAATCCTCAAGTGATGCGTAATTAGACGAAAGGTGTTTTGTGATTCGTGCCTCCCTGTTTTCTGAAAGCATAGAAGCACTTCTCGATAGGGAAAGGGAGAATAGGTTGGAGGTGAATGTGAAACGACTAGAAGTAGTCAACCATGACAAAATTGTAGCCCTACATATTATGTGCACTAACTGAACATAAGAACCAAGGtagtacaaaaaaaaaagttcccaGATTCCTCCTCGAGTATCTGTCTTCATCGGAAGGAAGCAAGCAGCCTGTGCATCTTGTCATGTATTACGACCACAAAGATCAGAACTGCAAGATCCCATGAAGCACCGCCTCGGCTCGGCCAGGGCACTTTGCAGAAGTGAAGATCACTGGATCACACATTCGCATTTCCTGAAACCCTCGTTTTCTTGGTCATCTTCTGGCAGACCATCATCGCTGTTGAAACATAACTTCAATAATCAGATAGTGACACATCCAAAAGAACAACTAAATCATAATACACTGAGCATGTCcaaaaaagttcaaatttaaagCTACGGGAATATCATCAGTGTCAGTGCTTccagcaaattcaatatgtaaATCAACCAGAGATTCTGAACAAGGGTGGCTGTAACAGATCATTCGCTTCAATTCCAAAGACCAAAAACTATCCAGATTTATAGGaataaaatattcatatttatttaaGATTTACACTGAATTCCACATTCTGGCAAGAAACCGATCGTTCAACCAagacaaaagaaaaatgtggaTGAAAGCTGGGATACTCGATATTGTATTGGAGGTTCTTGATGAGCTAAATTTAGCAAATTTATGTGACTATGGCAACATTAACAAATGGTATTTAGTATTTATGATCAGCACGAATTTGGTATTTGAAACAAGTACGGCAAGATGCAAGGAAAATTACAGATAAATAGgggcagggggggggggtaccTGCTCTCAAATTCTTTTATCTCGAAAAGTTCCTTCCCACAAGAGTCAGTCCACTGAACTTTTCTCTGTTCCATACCAAATCTCAAGGTTTGCACCTCTTCAAGCGACTCACGTGGCTCCTCGCCGAAACTTAATGTAGAACGCTCAGATGAATCCCTTTTTAGGTTGTTCTTGAGACAACCTTTTCTCCCACTTCCATTGATGGAACCATTAGCTGTTGATGTGGTTGAACTGGATGATTGTTCTGATGTGTTCCCAGACCTGTTACCTGAACTCAATTTTGGAGGAGATGCCCCCACAAGCCTAGCAGGTGTGCAGCCAAAGCAGATAAAGGAAGCACATTTACCAGGAACATCATTTTTCGCTGATGGCACTTGGCAGTCATGCCCAGCTTCTTGACCAACTAGTCTGTATTGACTACATGGTGATCCCTTGTCACGCTTCTCTTCACCTTTCCGTCCAAGTAGCAAGAGAGCGAGGCCATGGCTATATCCTGATGCTGACGACGAGAAAAACCCTCCCCCCTCCACAGTCAGTAGCATTTCAGCTGCTCATGCAGCCACCATGAGCTGAATTCTTGCAGAAAATCTGATCGAGGAAACCTAAAATGGTATGTACTGAATACTGATGTAGAGTATCTTCGGGTGCTACTTTGACACACCGCAAAATGGTTCCTCAAGAAACATGCTGTGATAGCAATTAAGCATTCATCAGGTCAAGCAATTATTGGTCATGGAATCGACATATCTATTACTAGTTACATGCTATCGATAAACTCGTGTAAATAAAATGGTCACTGGGATGGTTAGTGATCTAATTTCACCAAGTACATGATTAAAGGACCAACCCATTCTTTGAAAGACTTGTCTACTACAGTGCGGACCAACATATTTTAATCTAAAGAACCGCAATTATTGGTTGGTGCATGCAGTTGATACTGGTTTCCCCACCAAATATACTTGCATCCAGGAGAGAGCTCCCTGCCTATCTGAACCAATTATGTAGTCACGAAAACATCACGAGTACACGATACACTCTCTCTCAAATGCCTCGAACTGCTCCTAATCATGTCGGCTCGTAATACTGCAGGAGTGAAAGTCCACAAACATCCATTCAAACAAGCAGAcatctttaatatttttttacccAGTTCTTAAGCGTATCCAAATCCAACTCCACATTACGAAGCCATACCATAACCAAGATCCTATTACTGCTTCAAACTTTCTGAGGtgcttggagaagaagaagtatTTTCCACAGATCTATGAGGTGACGGGCGGAGTTTGACATGGGCATTTTACGGAAAATGGTATTCGTAAATAGTCGACACGGAATACAAATCCGCAAGAAAAAGGATGACTTGGATGTGATCGCTCACAGCAAAGACACGACCCCAGAAGAAGACTCGATCTTGTAAGAACAATAAATTCATCCAAGCAAGCAAGGCAGAATTCAGTtaccaaggaaaagaagaaatgaGCGCACAAGTCCGGGTGGATCTGCACTCCTCGCCAGCCAAGAGTTGAGAAGAGAACGACTACGAGTGAAGAAGTGACTGCGGGTGGCGTGCTTGGCTTGACTCTTGAGTGGAATGAGCGCTAGAGGGGCGGACGGGAGTTGGACGAACGCGCTGGGGAGCCGGAAGGATGTAGCCGCCGCGAGCGGAGAAGTTGTAAGGCGAGCTCGGAGGTGGATGGAAATGGCGGAGGAGGACTGCGGTGGAGCCAGTCAGCTTTTTTGGGTTGGGAGTAACCGTGGACTGCGCGTGCCACTGACGGGTGGGCCCCGCAGGTGGTGGGTGGAGTAGAAGTAGACGGGCTGCTCTGCTGGGTCGGTGGGGCTCGGATCTCCATGGCGGCCGGACTTTGATCCTCGCGGGAGGTTGAACATTGGTGGAATTTTTAGATTTGAACGCTTTTCAGAAAACTTTTTCTATGCATGGATATATGGGCCATATGGCGGAACAATgttaaaaaatgattttttttacgaTTTTATGATATTTGGTGTCGTAATCGAATAGCTATCACGTATAATCTTTTAGGttcaaaatagaaaataatacaAGGCAGTTACCACGATGCCAATTATTGCAGCGCTGTGAAAAAAGAttcattttcaaaaaattacttTCACATGAGTCTATTTgtagaataaatattttttaaaagttataaTGTAAAAATTTCAGTTGGACGTTGGAGCTGCGCTGCAGGGCCCGGCCCAGATATATTATTCATAGTATTCTCTTCCGTTGgttccttcttctccttccagACAGGGCAGTACAGTAGTACAAATGCACAGCACTTTTCTTGTACAGGAGTAGTACGCTACACTTGCTTCGGTGCTCTGCTCCCAGGCTATCGCCAAGCAGAAGCAGTCCTTCCACACACTCTCCCTCACCTCTTCAAATTTCCCTTCGATTCTACCCATCTGTTCCATCTGCACGGCTGGGAGGTTTCGGCTTCCGATTGCTGCGGTGGGAATCGGGATGTCGTCGTCCGATTCGCCATTGTCAAGTTAGTGCACAACAGACAAGCCATTAATTGCATCTAATAtatagctgctgctgctactaatTAGTATACATCAAAGAAGAATACATGTCAAACTGTTCACCAGAGAATTTAAAAATGCATTTTGTAAATTGCAGCTAGTATAGAGAAGCTCATTGAAATGGGTCTACTCGTCAGAGTTATCAGACAACAGAATTCTGGATAGCCGTTTCATAAATCGGAACCTGCATTGTTCAATTCAGACGctgttgttttttttctctctccaccACTGAATACAACTAtagtatctgaacatgaacACGTGCACTCACCCTACACACACTCCACACACACCTAACACACTCATATGTTAATTCTACAACTATACGGAGTTTGAAGAAAACGTCCATCTGAAGATAACCGGGACCCATCAAGAATCTCGTAGACGACAAGCACGTCGTAGTCCTTTCTGTAACGCCACGCCAAAAGAGCTGAAGAAATccaaaataaatcggaacccAGTGCGTCACCCAGGCATCGAGCCCGGACGGGTTCGACTCACCACCCGAGCCAGACGCTGTTGTTCTTGTCCAAACTTTGTTGTGCCACCTTGAGAATCAGAAACAAACTTCATTGAGACTGTACTTATTGGATTTTCATGTTGTTGCTGCAGGAGAAGTAATACCAGTGGAGTAATGGTTCATATCCAGGTACAGGCCAAAGCCACCAAATGCATTGTTGGATTCAGTTATGAATTTGAAGTAGCAGCATGCTTCTTAGCTCTGCACTTCGGATGGCATCTGATGCTGCAATCCAGATGGTAGCATGCAACATCACAACTTGAAGTAGTTCATTTGCTTTAGCTGCCCATGTTGAAATCTCTCTGCGATTCGGATATGGCTCCAAGTAGCTACAAGGTGGCTTGTGCACTTAGGATTTTAAAGCCTTATGAACCTGCTAAAGTGCAAATTTGTCAACTTCTAGATGTCAGTGTGCAAACTTATCATCCTTTAGTCATGTAGGTAAAATGGTGACAAAGTCTTACATGTTTTATCAACTTTTTTTCCTGCAGCGTGAGATGGACTACGGAGTGAGTGATGCACGAGTTGCTTCAAGAGTATACCAATATCCTCAAAGTGAAGGGCAACAGTTTGGCAACTCAAGCAACCAACACCCAGCTGGTTTGCCCGGCCAGGCATCCTCTCGGTCCATCAACAGCGAACAGTCGAAGAATACCATATTCTCAAATGCCCTGTCTAGTCCCGTCCGACGGAGCTAGCCTTCAGAACTATTAACCAACTCAAGCTCAAGGAGTAGGTAATGGTGGCCAGAACAGCACCGAAGCCAACTCTGAAGCACAAAACAAGGAGACCAACTCTGCAGGCTCTAATGACATGGCAAATCGGCAATGGACATGATTTCAGACAGTGCAGCGAATGAGTACTACTGAGATGATGGATGGCGAGAGGGGCCGCCCTATCTGTGAGTTAGGGTGTTTTATGTTTTCCTAGATGTCGCCATCGTTTGGGGTTTTCCCTATATTCTGTGTGTGATTCGTGTTTGTTCAAACCcgtctcaaagca
This genomic interval carries:
- the LOC133885173 gene encoding uncharacterized protein LOC133885173, giving the protein MLLTVEGGGFFSSSASGYSHGLALLLLGRKGEEKRDKGSPCSQYRLVGQEAGHDCQVPSAKNDVPGKCASFICFGCTPARLVGASPPKLSSGNRSGNTSEQSSSSTTSTANGSINGSGRKGCLKNNLKRDSSERSTLSFGEEPRESLEEVQTLRFGMEQRKVQWTDSCGKELFEIKEFESSDDGLPEDDQENEGFRKCECVIQ